A region of the Longimicrobium terrae genome:
ACGATCTGTCTCATGTCCTTGTTCTGCGCCAGCAGCAGGCGCCGGGCAAGCTGCAGCCCCGCGGCCGTGTTGGTGTGGAACGGCCCCACCTGCGCGTGCGCCACCCGCGAGGCCGGCAGCTCCTCGGCCGTGTCGCCAAAGGTTACCACCTTGAGCGTGTCGCCCGGGAACTGCGTGCGGATCAGGTGCGTGAGCGCGAGCGCCACCTTCTTGGCCGGCGTGAACCGGTCTTCGCCGTACAGGATCATGCTGTGGCTGGTGTCCAGCATCAGCACGGTGGCGCAGCTGGAGCGGTACTCGGACTGGTTGACGAACAGATCGCCGTAGTCCAGGTCGATGCTGCCGTCGTCGCGCAGCCCGTCTTCCCGCGAAAGCGCGCTCTTGAGCGTGGCGGGGATGTCCAGGTTCAGCGTGTCGCCGAACTCGTACGGACGGCTCGCCGCCTCCACCTCCACGCCAGTGGCCAGGTGTGGCGTCTCGTGTGAGCCCACGGCCGAGCGCCCCATCGCCCCCAGAAGCTGGCGGAGCGTACGGTAGCCGAGCAGATCCACACCCTTTCCCGTCAGCGAGAACTCCACCTGCTGCGCGGCGGCCTTGGCCTCGTCAATCTTGCCTTCGCCGTCCATCTCCGTGTATCCGCCCGGCATCTGCGGATTCTCGCTGACGTTCAGATAGCCCTCGGCCACCATGCGCTGGATGAGTGCGTCCAGCAGGTCGGCGATCCGCTGCCGCACCTCGTCGTCCGCCTCGCCGTCGCCGCGCAGCTCCGCGATCATCTCCGGCGTCAACTGTCCGCTCTCCAGCAGGGCGCGCAACAGCGCGTCCTTGAGCGCGTCCATGGACCGGTCGTCCTCGTCGCCGCCGAACTCGCCCCACCACGGGTGCGAGTATTCGCCCCCCGCAAACCCGCTCTGCAAAAGGAAATCGGACAACTGGTCCAGCAGCGCCTGAAGGTTCAGGGCGTCGGCCATGTTGCCGGTGTACTTGGAGTAGCTGGTAAAACGCATGAGACCTCCGGGGGTAGAGCGCGGGGGAGCACGCCGATCCAGCACGTTGCACGCCATCCACGCCTGTGGCGGCTGCGGTGCGCCCCCTGTAAGATACCGGTTCATCGGCGAAGTGGAACAGCGGGATGCTACTGCGGGACGATCAGGACGGAACCGGACACGGCGCGGACGAGGCGAGCGAACTCCCCTCCGCGCCTCTTCGCGTGCCCGAAACGCCCGATCCACAGGCGCCCACGGAGGCGCCGCGTGCCTTTTCCGCGTTGCGGCACCGCAACTTCCGTGTGTTCTACGTGGGCCACGTGCTGTCGCTTACGGGCACGTGGATGCAGACGACGGCGCAGGGCTGGCTGGTTCTGGAACTCACCAATTCCGAGTTCAAGCTGGGGCTGGTGACCGCCGTCGCCTCGCTCCCCACGCTGTTCCTGGGGTTGTACGCCGGGGTGGTAGCGGACCGCAGGGACAAGCGGCGCATCATCCTCACGGCGCAGTGGATCATGCTCGTCTGCGCGCTGGCGATCGCGATCCTGACGGGTACGCACACCATCACCTATCCCGTCCTTCTCGGCCTCGTGTTCGTGCTGGGGACGGCGAGCGCGTTCGAAATCCCCACGCGCCAGTCGTTCTTTGCCGAAATCGTTGACAAGCCAGATCTTGCGAACGCCATCGCCCTCAACTCGGCCGCGTTCAACGGATCGCGCATCATCGGCCCGGCGGTGGCGGGCGCGCTGATCGGCGGCGCGGGCGTGGCGGCGTGCTTCTACGCGAACGCGTTCTCGTACGTGGCGGTCATCGCGGGGCTGATGATGCTGCGGATCGCACCCTTCCGCCCGAATCCCGCCACCGCGGACGCAAGCGTGCTGGATCACCTGCGCGAGGGACTGGCGTACATCCGCGCGGACAGAGTCGTGCAGACGCTGGTTCTGATGATCGCGGCGATGTCGGTAACCGTGTTTCCCTACTCCATGCTGCTCCCCGTGTTTGCGCGCGACGTGCTGCACGTGGGCGCGCGCGGATTGGGGATGCTGCTTTCCGCCGCGGGCGCGGGCGCGCTGTCCGCGAGCGTGCTGCTGGCGGCGGGAAAGATGGCGATCCACCGCGGACGGCTGATCGTGGGCGCGTGTCTGGCCTTTGTACTGCTGCTGATGGGATTCGCGCTGTCGACGTGGTATCCGCTGTCGCTGGTGCTGCTTGCGGCCGCGAGCTTCATGATCGTACTGAACAACGCGACGTTGAACGCGCTGCTTCAGGCCCGCGTTCCGGACCGGCTGCGTGGACGTGTGATGTCGGTTTACGTGTTCATGTTCGTGGGAATGACGCCGCTGGGATCGCTGCAGGCCGGCGCCATCGCACGGTGGCTGCAGGCGCCCGCCGCCCTGGCGATCGGGTGCGTGGTGATGCTGGCGATTCTGGGATTTGTGGTGGTGCGCGTGCCGGAGTTGCTGAAGGCGGAGTAGAAGCGGCGGGCGCGTCTCGGGCGGGAGTGGCGAGGATTGGCGCGTCCGAAAGTGACGCCCTCACCCCGCGTGCTGCGCACGACGACCCTCTCCCACGAACAGATGTGGGAGAGGGAGCACACCCCTGTGTGGCACGGAAGGCGAGGCTTACGTCGATTTGATGCGGGTCAGCCTTCCCTGAGCGGCGATCCACCCGCTACGCGATCTCGGCGTCCCTCTCGGATCACGCCACCCGCGCCACCACTTTCGCACTTTCGCACTTTCGCACTTTCGCACTTTCGCACTTTCGCACTTTCGCACTTTCGCACTTTCGCACTTTCGCACTTTCGTACTTTCGCACCTTCGCACTTTGCCTCTCTCCCCTGCCCTGCGCCCGCGCCTGCTCTCCTGGTACGACGCCAACCGCCGCGACCTGCCGTGGCGCGCGGCGCCGGGCCACGTCGCGGACCCGTACGCCGTCTGGCTGTCGGAGGTGATGCTGCAGCAGACTCGCGTGGAAACGGTGCGCCCGTACTTCGCGCGGTGGCTGGAACGGTTCCCCACCGTGGAGGCGCTCGCCGACGCCCCGCTGGACGACGTGCTCAAGGCATGGGAGGGCCTCGGCTACTACTCGCGCGCGCGGAACTTTCATCGCGCCATCCAGACCGTGCGCGACGAGCACGGCGGCATCGTCCCCAATCATCCGGAAGGCTTCCGCGCGCTTCCCGGCGTCGGCCGGTACACGGCGGGCGCGGTGATGTCGATCGCGTTCGGGCGCGAAGAGCCGCTGGTGGATGGAAACGTGAGGCGCGTGTTCGCCCGGTGGATGGACGACCCCGCACCGTCCGAGGACGCGCTGTGGTCGATGGCGGGCGAGCTGGTGCGCGGCGAGCGGCCGGGCGACATCAACCAGGCGGTGATGGAACTCGGTGCCACGGTCTGCGTTCCGCGCACACCCCGCTGCGGCGAGTGCCCCGTCCGCGAGTTCTGCGCGGCGTACGCGGCGGGGACGCAGGCGGAGCGTCCGGCCAGGAAGAAGGCCAAGGCGATCCCGCACGAGGACACCGCCGTTCCCGTCATCGAGCGGGACGGGCACGTGCTCCTGGTCCGGCGCCCCGTGCATGTGCGCCTTGGCGGGATGTGGGCGTTCCCCGCCGTCATCCGCGCGGAAGGCGAACCCCTTTCCGCCGCCGTCGAGCGCGCCGCGTACGAGGGGCTGGGGATGATCGTGCGCGCGGGCGAGCCGGTGGGCGTGGTGGAGCACGTGTTCACGCACGTCCGCGCCACGTACCACGCCGTGCGCTGCACCTTCGTGAGCGGCGAACCGGTTCCCGCCGGATACGATGCCGCGCTCTGGGTGCCGTGGGACCGCGTGGGAGATTACGCGCTCCCCGTCGCCCAGCGCCGCATCGCG
Encoded here:
- a CDS encoding vWA domain-containing protein, producing MRFTSYSKYTGNMADALNLQALLDQLSDFLLQSGFAGGEYSHPWWGEFGGDEDDRSMDALKDALLRALLESGQLTPEMIAELRGDGEADDEVRQRIADLLDALIQRMVAEGYLNVSENPQMPGGYTEMDGEGKIDEAKAAAQQVEFSLTGKGVDLLGYRTLRQLLGAMGRSAVGSHETPHLATGVEVEAASRPYEFGDTLNLDIPATLKSALSREDGLRDDGSIDLDYGDLFVNQSEYRSSCATVLMLDTSHSMILYGEDRFTPAKKVALALTHLIRTQFPGDTLKVVTFGDTAEELPASRVAHAQVGPFHTNTAAGLQLARRLLLAQNKDMRQIVMITDGKPSAVTLPDGRVYKNSMGLDQFVLKETFHEVGACRKAGILINTFMLARDPALVAFVNQVSQIARGKAYFTSTMTLGQYIMRDFLKRKTRRAG
- a CDS encoding MFS transporter: MLLRDDQDGTGHGADEASELPSAPLRVPETPDPQAPTEAPRAFSALRHRNFRVFYVGHVLSLTGTWMQTTAQGWLVLELTNSEFKLGLVTAVASLPTLFLGLYAGVVADRRDKRRIILTAQWIMLVCALAIAILTGTHTITYPVLLGLVFVLGTASAFEIPTRQSFFAEIVDKPDLANAIALNSAAFNGSRIIGPAVAGALIGGAGVAACFYANAFSYVAVIAGLMMLRIAPFRPNPATADASVLDHLREGLAYIRADRVVQTLVLMIAAMSVTVFPYSMLLPVFARDVLHVGARGLGMLLSAAGAGALSASVLLAAGKMAIHRGRLIVGACLAFVLLLMGFALSTWYPLSLVLLAAASFMIVLNNATLNALLQARVPDRLRGRVMSVYVFMFVGMTPLGSLQAGAIARWLQAPAALAIGCVVMLAILGFVVVRVPELLKAE
- the mutY gene encoding A/G-specific adenine glycosylase — encoded protein: MPLSPALRPRLLSWYDANRRDLPWRAAPGHVADPYAVWLSEVMLQQTRVETVRPYFARWLERFPTVEALADAPLDDVLKAWEGLGYYSRARNFHRAIQTVRDEHGGIVPNHPEGFRALPGVGRYTAGAVMSIAFGREEPLVDGNVRRVFARWMDDPAPSEDALWSMAGELVRGERPGDINQAVMELGATVCVPRTPRCGECPVREFCAAYAAGTQAERPARKKAKAIPHEDTAVPVIERDGHVLLVRRPVHVRLGGMWAFPAVIRAEGEPLSAAVERAAYEGLGMIVRAGEPVGVVEHVFTHVRATYHAVRCTFVSGEPVPAGYDAALWVPWDRVGDYALPVAQRRIAALAAEPTLFRT